Genomic DNA from Ruminococcus sp. OA3:
TATATCCCACCATGGAGTCCATCGTATTGATGGATTTGTATGTAAATCCCAGAACCGCCCCGCCGATCATCATATAGAAAAGAGGAGCGATCACGCCGTCCGATGCATTTTCCGCAACGGTCTCAACAGTCGCTTTGGTCACACCCTCTTTTGTCAGCTCTTTCGTATCTCTTCCAACAATCATGGAAACGGCATAGCGGGACTCCTCAATATCTCCTGTCTTCAGTGCATCGTAGACTTTCATACTTTCATCTTTCAGTGCCCGCGTTGCAAGAAGCTGATAGCACATCAGCGTCTCCAGCACAAATCCCAGCCATTCATGGATTCTAAAGGCAAGACTCAGGATAAAAAACGGAACAGCAGTCGAAACCGTAACCGTAAGTATCACCAGTATCACGCCCGCAGCCCTCTCCCCCGTCTGGCTATTGGGAAAGCATTTCCGCAGTACTTTTTCAAACAACGTGATCATATTTCCGATCACCCGGACCGGATGATAAAGCCACCGTGGATCTCCCACGGCAAGATCTATGAGAAAGCCGATGATAACGGCCGCCAATGTCCATTTAATCATAGTTGTTTTAGTGCGTCTGCCGTCAGCACTTTTAGTTTGCCGCAGACGCTCACCTCTCTTTTCCCTTTATTCCACTGCTGCTCATCCAGCTCGATTTCATATCCCCTGGCATTTTTTACCTGCCAGAAATAGAAGTCTTCATGAGGCACTGCAAGCCCGTCCAGAATCGACATGATCGTGCCCCCATGAACAACCAGCGCCGCCGATCTCTTCTCCTCACGGATACAGTCAGCCGCAACACGTTCAAATCCCCGAAGACAGCGGCTTCGAAATGTCTCCTGACTTTCTCCGCAGGGAAA
This window encodes:
- the cbiB gene encoding adenosylcobinamide-phosphate synthase CbiB — encoded protein: MIKWTLAAVIIGFLIDLAVGDPRWLYHPVRVIGNMITLFEKVLRKCFPNSQTGERAAGVILVILTVTVSTAVPFFILSLAFRIHEWLGFVLETLMCYQLLATRALKDESMKVYDALKTGDIEESRYAVSMIVGRDTKELTKEGVTKATVETVAENASDGVIAPLFYMMIGGAVLGFTYKSINTMDSMVGYKNERYRYFGTCAALLDDVVNFIPARLSGLLMVVASAVFGFDGRQAFRIFKRDRRNHASPNSAQTEAVMAGALNIQLAGNACYFGKLYEKPTIGDAVRPVEIEDIKKANRLLYSTAVLSVIVFGLIRLAWMQAFII